The proteins below come from a single Cervus canadensis isolate Bull #8, Minnesota chromosome 2, ASM1932006v1, whole genome shotgun sequence genomic window:
- the SAG gene encoding S-arrestin isoform X1 has protein sequence MQAHKPAPNHVIFKKISRDKSVTIYLGKRDYIDHVERVEPVDGVVLVDPELVKGKRVYVSLTCAFRYGQEDIDVIGLSFRRDLYFSQVQVFPPVGASGATTKLQESLIKKLGANTYPFLLTFPDYLPCSVMLQPAPQDVGKSCGVDFEIKAFATHSTDMEEDKIPKKSSVRLLIRKVQHAPREMGPQPRAEASWQFFMSDKPLRLAVSLSKEIYYHGEPIPVTVTVTNSTEKTVKKIKVLVEQVANVVLYSSDYYIKPVAAEETQEKVPPNSSLTKTLTLVPLLANNRERRGIALDGKIKHEDTNLASSTIVKEGIDKTVMGILVSYQIKVKLTVSGLLGELTSSEVATEVPFRLMHPQPEDPDTAMESFQDENFVFEEFARQNLKDAGEYKEEKTEQEAAMDE, from the exons ATGCAGGCCCATAAGCCCGCCCCAAACCACGTTATCTTCAAAAAGATCTCCCGTGACAAATCG GTCACCATCTACCTGGGGAAGAGAGACTACATAGACCACGTTGAACGAGTCGAGCCTGTGG ACGGCGTCGTGCTGGTGGATCCTGAGCTCGTGAAGGGCAAGAGAG TGTACGTGTCTCTGACGTGTGCCTTCCGCTACGGCCAGGAAGACATCGACGTGATCGGCCTGAGCTTCCGCAGGGACCTCTACTTCTCCCAGGTCCAGGTGTTCCCTCCCGTGGGGGCCTCAGGCGCCACCACGAAGCTGCAGGAGAGCCTGATTAAGAAGCTGGGGGCCAACACCTACCCCTTCCTGCTCACG TTTCCTGACTACTTGCCCTGTTCAGTGATGCTGCAGCCAGCTCCGCAAGATGTGGGCAAG AGCTGTGGGGTCGACTTCGAGATCAAAGCATTCGCCACACACAGCACGGATATGGAAGAGGACAAAATTCCCAAGAA GAGCTCCGTGCGTTTGCTGATCCGGAAGGTACAGCACGCGCCACGCGAGATGGGTCCCCAGCCCCGAGCCGAGGCCTCCTGGCAGTTCTTCATGTCAGACAAGCCCCTGCGCCTCGCCGTCTCACTCAGCAAAGAG ATCTATTACCACGGGGAGCCCATTCCTGTGACCGTGACCGTGACCAACAGCACAGAGAAGACAGTGAAGAAGATTAAAGTGCTAG TGGAACAAGTGGCCAACGTGGTTCTCTACTCGAGTGATTATTACATCAAGCCGGTGGCTGCGGAGGAAACACA GGAAAAAGTGCCACCAAACAGCTCGCTGACCAAGACGCTGACGCTGGTGCCCTTGCTGGCCAACAACCGCGAGAGAAGGGGCATCGCCCTGGACGGGAAGATCAAGCATGAGGACACGAACCTGGCCTCCAGCACCAT CGTAAAGGAGGGAATAGACAAGACCGTCATGGGGATCCTGGTATCATACCAGATCAAGGTGAAGCTCACAGTGTCAGG CCTTCTTGGAGAGCTCACCTCCAG TGAAGTGGCCACCGAGGTGCCGTTCCGCCTCATGCACCCTCAGCCAGAGGACCCAG ATACCGCCATGGAAAG ttttcaggatgaaaattttgtttttgaggaGTTTGCTCGCCAAAATCTGAAAGATGCAGGAGAATATAAGGAAGAGAAGACAGAGCAGGAGGCGGCTATGGATGAGTGA
- the SAG gene encoding S-arrestin isoform X2 gives MQAHKPAPNHVIFKKISRDKSVTIYLGKRDYIDHVERVEPVDGVVLVDPELVKGKRVYVSLTCAFRYGQEDIDVIGLSFRRDLYFSQVQVFPPVGASGATTKLQESLIKKLGANTYPFLLTFPDYLPCSVMLQPAPQDVGKSCGVDFEIKAFATHSTDMEEDKIPKKSSVRLLIRKVQHAPREMGPQPRAEASWQFFMSDKPLRLAVSLSKEIYYHGEPIPVTVTVTNSTEKTVKKIKVLVEQVANVVLYSSDYYIKPVAAEETQEKVPPNSSLTKTLTLVPLLANNRERRGIALDGKIKHEDTNLASSTIVKEGIDKTVMGILVSYQIKVKLTVSGLLGELTSSEVATEVPFRLMHPQPEDPDTAMESA, from the exons ATGCAGGCCCATAAGCCCGCCCCAAACCACGTTATCTTCAAAAAGATCTCCCGTGACAAATCG GTCACCATCTACCTGGGGAAGAGAGACTACATAGACCACGTTGAACGAGTCGAGCCTGTGG ACGGCGTCGTGCTGGTGGATCCTGAGCTCGTGAAGGGCAAGAGAG TGTACGTGTCTCTGACGTGTGCCTTCCGCTACGGCCAGGAAGACATCGACGTGATCGGCCTGAGCTTCCGCAGGGACCTCTACTTCTCCCAGGTCCAGGTGTTCCCTCCCGTGGGGGCCTCAGGCGCCACCACGAAGCTGCAGGAGAGCCTGATTAAGAAGCTGGGGGCCAACACCTACCCCTTCCTGCTCACG TTTCCTGACTACTTGCCCTGTTCAGTGATGCTGCAGCCAGCTCCGCAAGATGTGGGCAAG AGCTGTGGGGTCGACTTCGAGATCAAAGCATTCGCCACACACAGCACGGATATGGAAGAGGACAAAATTCCCAAGAA GAGCTCCGTGCGTTTGCTGATCCGGAAGGTACAGCACGCGCCACGCGAGATGGGTCCCCAGCCCCGAGCCGAGGCCTCCTGGCAGTTCTTCATGTCAGACAAGCCCCTGCGCCTCGCCGTCTCACTCAGCAAAGAG ATCTATTACCACGGGGAGCCCATTCCTGTGACCGTGACCGTGACCAACAGCACAGAGAAGACAGTGAAGAAGATTAAAGTGCTAG TGGAACAAGTGGCCAACGTGGTTCTCTACTCGAGTGATTATTACATCAAGCCGGTGGCTGCGGAGGAAACACA GGAAAAAGTGCCACCAAACAGCTCGCTGACCAAGACGCTGACGCTGGTGCCCTTGCTGGCCAACAACCGCGAGAGAAGGGGCATCGCCCTGGACGGGAAGATCAAGCATGAGGACACGAACCTGGCCTCCAGCACCAT CGTAAAGGAGGGAATAGACAAGACCGTCATGGGGATCCTGGTATCATACCAGATCAAGGTGAAGCTCACAGTGTCAGG CCTTCTTGGAGAGCTCACCTCCAG TGAAGTGGCCACCGAGGTGCCGTTCCGCCTCATGCACCCTCAGCCAGAGGACCCAG ATACCGCCATGGAAAG tGCCTGA